Genomic window (Subtercola endophyticus):
TGAAGTCATCCGGTGATGCGAAGCGTCGGCCGGGGAGGAACGACGTTTCGAGGTATCCGTTGGCGCGTTCGACGATGCCCTTGGACTCGGGATCAAATGGTTTCAGCTGCACGATCCTCGTCGCTAACGCCCCGGTGAACCCTGTCACTCCCTCGGCGAGTTTGTTCCGGCGGCCGATGCCAGCCTCGTTGTCCCAGATCAGTCGCCGAGGTACCGCGCCGAGTTGCTCCGCGAGCAAAGACCACATCCCGGCGACGAGGTCCGGTGTCGTCCGCGAGGGCAGCATCCGTGCCGTGATGAACCTCGAGTGCGAGGCCACGATCACCAACACCGGTAACGGCGCTGTCCGGCCCTGCGTTGGCACCTCGGCCGGCGGGAACCATAGATCGCACTGCGCCTGATCGCCGGCGTCGTACAGCAGTCGGTCCGCGGGATCGATCGGCCGATACTCCGGCCGCAACCTGGCCACGTTCTGTCGGAACCAGGTGATCGACCCCGGCCAGCCCACCCGCTCCGCGATCACTGTCGCGGGCATCGAGGGAACATCCTGCAGCAGAGACCGCACCCGATCCTCGAACCCGCTGAACGACGTCACGGCCGGTGCCCGCTCGTACTTCGGTGACGATTCCGACGCCACCGCCTTCACGACCGTGGTCCGCGAGATACCCAACTGCGCTGCGATCCGCGCCTTCGGAACCCCATCCGCTGCCAGACGACGAATCAACGCCCAATCCTCCAAAGTGATCACTCTCCAATCGTGAGTGTTCACTTTTCAAACGTCGCTACTGTTCAGTTTTCAAGCGTCGCCGACACGGTGGCGCATCTGTAGGCCGGTGGCGCGTCGGGCGCCGAGGGGTCGGCGCGTCGGCGAGCGCCGACCGGATGCTCGGGTGACCGTGCAACGCCGGACGCGCGGGCGACCGTGCAACGCCGGACGCTCGTCCACCGTGCACTCGCCCTTCGCAGGCTACCGGGCACTCGCACAATCGGGCACCGCGAACCCGCCCGGCGCAGGCCACCACGCACCCGCCTATCGCGACCCCCGCTCACCCGCCCGGCGCAGACCACCCACGCACCCGCCCGAACCGCA
Coding sequences:
- the istA gene encoding IS21 family transposase, with the protein product MITLEDWALIRRLAADGVPKARIAAQLGISRTTVVKAVASESSPKYERAPAVTSFSGFEDRVRSLLQDVPSMPATVIAERVGWPGSITWFRQNVARLRPEYRPIDPADRLLYDAGDQAQCDLWFPPAEVPTQGRTAPLPVLVIVASHSRFITARMLPSRTTPDLVAGMWSLLAEQLGAVPRRLIWDNEAGIGRRNKLAEGVTGFTGALATRIVQLKPFDPESKGIVERANGYLETSFLPGRRFASPDDFNRQLTEWLPRANNRKVRSLNARPVDLISNDRARMLPLPPVVPTLGHQNRVRLGRDYYVSIAGNDYSVDPTASGRMIDIRADLSHVTVRQGDRLVASHDREWGSGIIVTAPEHVQTAARLRAEFQQPRPSGSEELELVRDLADYDRAFGIEVA